A stretch of the Elephas maximus indicus isolate mEleMax1 chromosome 3, mEleMax1 primary haplotype, whole genome shotgun sequence genome encodes the following:
- the DOT1L gene encoding histone-lysine N-methyltransferase, H3 lysine-79 specific isoform X3 has translation MGEKLELRLKSPVGAEPAVYPWPLPVYDKHHDAAHEIIETIRWVCEEIPDLKLAMENYVLIDYDTKSFESMQRLCDKYNRAIDSIHQLWKGTTQPMKLNTRPCNGLLRHILQQVYNHSVTDPEKLNNYEPFSPEVYGETSFDLVAQMIDEIKMTEDDLFVDLGSGVGQVVLQVAAATNCKHHYGVEKADIPAKYAETMDREFRKWMKWYGKKHAEYTLERGDFLSEEWRERIANTSVIFVNNFAFGPEVDHQLKERFANMKEGGRIVSSKPFAPLNFRINSRNLSDIGTIMRVVELSPLKGSVSWTGKPVSYYLHTIDRTILENYFSSLKNPKLREEQEAARRRQQRENKSNTTTPTKVQESKAAVPADTPMDSGAEDEKAGATTVKKPSPSKARKKKLNKKGRKMAGRKRGRPKKMSTANPERRPRKSQTTLDLLHTQAAPQTAPSSPQDAYKSPHSPFYQLPPAVQRHASSPLLAAPTPPALQKLLESFKIQYLQFLAYTKTPQYKANLQLLLDQEKEKNTQLLGAARQLFSHCQAQKEEIKRLFQQKLDELGVKALTYNDLIQAQKEISAHNQQLKEQTEQLEKDNRALRGQSLQLLKARCEELKLDWPTLSLEKLLKEKQALKSQISEKQRRCLELQISIVELEKSQRQQELLQLKSSVPADDALAVHLRGKGVLSREPEPDPGRLHLELDCAKFSLPPFSSLSPELSMNGHAAGYELYSTLSRPASKQNTPQYLASALDQEVVPCTPSHGGRPRLDKLASLALPDYTRLSPAKIVLRRHLSQDPAANGKVATSELHPRAEHAKENGLTRQSPGISSSITLSPQDPQPVSPVALQMTGEKGSEKGLKERPYGSSSETITSLPVSIPLSTVQPNKLPVSIPLASVVLPSRAERVRSTPSPVHQSRDPSSTLDKQIGANPHSGASSAAGSRGLALAPAGFSYAGSVAITGALAGSPAALAPGAEPATLDESSGSGSLLAALGSRSSTPQHPTLLAQARSSGPASPAHQLSASPRLGGPSQGTLSDAAGKSDLPCDAGFSDPESEAKRRIVFTIAAGSGGARPSPSSKHSPLATSARGDGGQGHGQDSRKRGRRKRSSAGTPSLSSGVSPKRRAPPSVAGLFTQSSGSPLNLNSMVNNINQPLEITAISSPESSLKSSPVPYQDHDQPPVLKKEKPLGQTNGAHYSPLTSDDEQGSEDEPGSARIERKIATISLESKSPPKTLENGGGLASRKPAPAGEPVNSSKWKSTFSPISDIGLAKSADSPLQASSMLSQNSVFAFRPTLEESGATDAKGAAHPRKGFSGSLAGADGPSLNTNPPNGFALSGALAADLSLHSFSDGASLAHKAPEAAGLSFPPQRGKEAGAPEANPFLSKRPLDGLGGLKGEASKAREAGDLGPALGSASEKAALPPIGKAGRGRDRELDFTHGHNLFISAAAVPPGGLLSGPGLAPAVSSTGTHAPSTQTHRPFMGNFAPGAQFALGPMSLQANLGSVAGSSVLQSLFSAVPAAAGLVHVSSAATRLTNSHAMGTFSSGVAGGTVGGN, from the exons CTTCGAGAGCATGCAGAGGCTCTGTGACAAGTACAACCGGGCCATCGACAGCATCCACCAGCTG TGGAAGGGGACCACGCAGCCCATGAAGCTGAACACGCGGCCGTGCAATGGGCTCCTGCGGCACATCCTGCAGCAGGTCTACAACCACTCGGTGACCGACCCCGAGAAGCTCAACAACTACGAGCCCTTCTCGCCCGAGGTGTACGGCGAGACCTCCTTCGACCTGGTGGCACAGATGATCGACGAGATCAAGATGACCGAGGACGACCTGTTTGTGGACCTGGGCAGCG GAGTGGGCCAGGTTGTGCTCCAGGTCGCTGCAGCCACCAACTGCAAACATCACTACGGCGTGGAGAAAGCTGACATCCCAGCCAAGTACGCGGAG ACGATGGACAGAGAGTTCAGGAAGTGGATGAAATGGtatggaaaaaagcatgccgAATACACA CTGGAAAGAGGCGATTTCCTCTCAGAAGAGTGGCGTGAGCGGATTGCGAACACGAG TGTTATATTTGTGAATAACTTTGCCTTTGGTCCTGAGGTGGATCACCAGCTGAAGGAGCGATTTGCAAACATGAAGGAAG GTGGCAGAATCGTGTCCTCAAAACCCTTTGCACCTCTAAACTTCAGAATAAACAGTAGAAACTTGAGCG ATATCGGCACCATCATGCGCGTCGTGGAGCTGTCGCCCCTGAAGGGCTCAGTCTCGTGGACGGGGAAGCCGGTCTCCTACTACCTGCACACTATCGACCGAACCATA cttgaaaACTATTTTTCTAGTCTGAAAAATCCAAAACTCAGG GAGGAACAAGAGGCAGCTAGGCGTCGGCAGCAACGCGAAAACAAGAGCAACACGACCACTCCAACCAAGGTCCAGGAGAGCAAGGCGGCCGTCCCTGCGGACACCCCCATG GACTCTGGTGCTGAGGACGAGAAAGCCGGGGCCACCACTGTCAAAAAGCCATCCCCCTCGAAAGCCCGCAAGAAGAAGCTGAACAAGAAGGGCCGGAAGATGGCCGGCCGGAAGCGTGGGCGTCCCAAGAAGATGAGCACTGCGAACCCCGAGCGCAGGCCCAGGAAGAGCCAAACCACACTGGACCTCCTGCACACGCAGGCTGCGCCCCAGACCGCCCCGTCCTCGCCTCAGG ATGCGTACAAGTCACCTCACAGCCCGTTCTACCAGCTACCTCCGGCCGTGCAGCGGCACGCGTCCAGCCCGCTGCTGGCGGCGCCCACCCCGCCCGCGCTACAGAAGCTGCTAG AGTCTTTCAAGATCCAGTACCTGCAGTTCTTGGCATACACCAAGACCCCGCAGTACAAGGCCAACCTGCAGCTGCTGCTGGACCAGGAGAAG GAGAAGAACACCCAGCTGCTGGGCGCAGCGCGCCAGCTCTTCAGCCACTGCCAGGCCCAGAAGGAGGAAATCAAACGGCTCTTCCAGCAGAAGCTGGATGAG CTGGGTGTGAAGGCGCTGACCTACAACGACCTGATCCAAGCGCAGAAGGAGATCTCAGCGCACAACCAGCAGCTGAAGGAGCAGACGGAGCAGCTGGAGAAGGACAACCGCGCATTGCGGGGACAGAGCCTGCAGCTG CTTAAGGCACGGTGTGAGGAGCTGAAGCTGGACTGGCCcaccctgtccctggagaagctgCTGAAGGAGAAGCAGGCCCTGAAGAGCCAGATCTCTGAGAAACAGAGGCGCTGCCTGGAGCTGCAG ATCAGCATCGTGGAGCTGGAGAAGAGCCAGCGGCAGCAGGAGCTGCTACAGCTCAAGTCCTCCGTGCCAGCGGACGACGCCCTGGCTGTGCACCTGCGCGGGAAAGGCGTGCTGAGCCGGGAGCCAGAGCCTGACCCTGGCCGCCTCCACCTGGAGCTCGACTGTGCCAAGTTCTCGCTGCCCCCCTTCAGCAGCCTGAGCCCGGAGCTCTCCATGAACGGCCACGCGGCCGGCTACGAGCTGTACAGCACGCTCAGCCGACCCGCGTCCAAGCAGAACACCCCACAGTACCTGGCCTCAGCCCTGGACCAGGAGGTGGTGCCCTGTACACCCAGCCATGGGGGCCGGCCGCGGCTGGACAAGCTGGCCAGCCTGGCCCTGCCCGACTACACTCGGCTCTCTCCAGCCAAGATCGTACTGAGGCGTCACCTGAGCCAGGACCCCGCGGCCAACGGAAAGGTGGCCACCAGTGAGCTGCACCCACG TGCGGAGCATGCCAAGGAGAATGGCCTCACCCGTCAGAGCCCCGGCATCTCCAGCAGCATCACATTGAGTCCGCAAGACCCTCAGCCTGTGTCCCCCGTGGCCTTACAGATGACAGGGGAGAAGGGCAGTGAGAAG GGCTTGAAGGAGCGCCCCTATGGCAGCAGTAGTGAGACCATCACCAGCCTGCCTGTCAGCATCCCGCTCAGCACCGTGCAGCCCAACAAGCTCCCAGTCAGCATCCCTCTGGCCAGCGTGGTGTTGCCCAGCCGTGCAGAGCGAGTG AGGAGCACGCCAAGCCCCGTGCACCAGAGCCGAGACCCCTCCTCTACGCTCGACAAGCAGATCGGTGCTAACCCTCACAGCGGTGCGAGCAGTGCTGCCGGAAGTAGAGGCCTGGCCCTGGCCCCCGCAG GCTTCTCCTATGCCGGCTCGGTGGCCATCACTGGGGCCCTGGCGGGCAGCCCGGCAGCCCTCGCCCCCGGGGCTGAGCCAGCCACCTTGGACGAATCCTCGGGCTCAGGCAGCCTCCTTGCTGCCCTGGGCTCACGCAGCTCCACACCGCAGCACCCCACCCTACTGGCGCAGGCCCGCAGCTCTGGCCCGGCCTCTCCCGCCCATCAGCTCTCAGCCAGCCCCCGGCTTGGGGGACCTTCCCAGGGCACACTCTCCGATGCTGCTGGCAAGAGCGACCTGCCCTGCGATGCAGGCTTCTCAGACCCTGAGAGCGAGGCCAAGCGCAGGATTGTTTTCACCATTGCAGCCGGCTCAGGGGGTGCACGGCCATCCCCCTCCAGCAAGCACAGCCCCCTGGCCACCAGCGCCCGTGGGGACGGTGGGCAGGGCCACGGGCAGGACAGCCGAAAGCGAGGCCGCAGGAAGCGCTCATCGGCAGGCACCCCCAGCCTGAGCTCAGGAGTGTCCCCCAAGCGCCGGGCCCCACCATCTGTTGCTGGACTCTTCACACAGTCCTCGGGGTCCCCCCTGAACCTCAACTCCATG GTCAACAACATCAACCAGCCCCTGGAGATCACGGCCATCTCGTCCCCTGAGAGCTCCCTGAAGAGCTCGCCGGTCCCCTACCAGGACCATGACCAGCCGCCCGTGCTCAAGAAGGAGAAGCCGCTGGGCCAAACCAATGGGGCACACTACTCGCCGCTGACGTCGGACGACGAGCAGGGCTCCGAGGATGAGCCCGGCAGCGCCAG aATCGAGAGGAAAATTGCAACAATATCTTTAGAAAGCAAATCTCCCCCAAAAACCTTAGAAAATG GTGGTGGCCTGGCCAGCAGGAAGCCGGCACCGGCCGGTGAGCCAGTCAACAGCAGCAAGTGGAAGTCCACATTCTCGCCCATCTCGGAcattggcctagccaagtcggcTGACAGCCCGCTGCAGGCCAGCTCCATGCTGAGCCAGAACTCCGTGTTTGCGTTTCGGCCCACCCTGGAGGAGTCTGGCGCCACCGATGCCAAGGGGGCTGCGCACCCCAGGAAGGGCTTCTCGGGCTCCCTGGCAGGGGCGGATGGGCCCAGCCTGAACACCAACCCCCCCAACGGGTTCGCCCTCAGCGGGGCCCTGGCCGCCGACCTTAGTTTACACAGCTTCAGCGATGGTGCTTCTCTTGCCCACAAGGCCCCTGAGGCAGCTGGGCTGAGCTTCCCCCCTCAGCGGGGCAAGGAGGCTGGCGCCCCAGAGGCCAACCCCTTCCTGAGCAAGCGGCCACTGGATGGACTGGGTGGCTTGAAGGGCGAGGCCAGCAAGGCCCGCGAGGCCGGCGACCTGGGCCCGGCCCTAGGCAGTGCCTCTGAGAAGGCTGCCCTGCCGCCCATCGGGAAGGCAGGCCGAGGCCGGGACCGCGAGCTTGACTTCACCCACGGCCATAACCTCTTCATCTCGGCTGCTGCTGTGCCCCCTGGGGGCCTCCTCAGCGGCCCGGGCCTGGCCCCGGCAGTGTCCTCCACGGGCACCCATGCCCCCTCCACTCAGACGCATCGCCCCTTCATGGGCAACTTCGCCCCCGGTGCACAGTTCGCCCTGGGCCCCATGTCCCTGCAGGCTAACCTGGGCTCAGTGGCAGGCTCATCTGTGCTGCAGTCCCTGTTCAGTGCTGTGCCGGCCGCTGCAGGCCTGGTGCATGTGTCATCTGCGGCCACCAGGCTCACCAACTCGCATGCCATGGGCACCTTCTCTTCCGGAGTCGCGGGCGGAACTGTCGGAG
- the DOT1L gene encoding histone-lysine N-methyltransferase, H3 lysine-79 specific isoform X5: MGEKLELRLKSPVGAEPAVYPWPLPVYDKHHDAAHEIIETIRWVCEEIPDLKLAMENYVLIDYDTKSFESMQRLCDKYNRAIDSIHQLWKGTTQPMKLNTRPCNGLLRHILQQVYNHSVTDPEKLNNYEPFSPEVYGETSFDLVAQMIDEIKMTEDDLFVDLGSGVGQVVLQVAAATNCKHHYGVEKADIPAKYAETMDREFRKWMKWYGKKHAEYTLERGDFLSEEWRERIANTSVIFVNNFAFGPEVDHQLKERFANMKEGGRIVSSKPFAPLNFRINSRNLSDIGTIMRVVELSPLKGSVSWTGKPVSYYLHTIDRTILENYFSSLKNPKLREEQEAARRRQQRENKSNTTTPTKVQESKAAVPADTPMDSGAEDEKAGATTVKKPSPSKARKKKLNKKGRKMAGRKRGRPKKMSTANPERRPRKSQTTLDLLHTQAAPQTAPSSPQDAYKSPHSPFYQLPPAVQRHASSPLLAAPTPPALQKLLESFKIQYLQFLAYTKTPQYKANLQLLLDQEKEKNTQLLGAARQLFSHCQAQKEEIKRLFQQKLDELGVKALTYNDLIQAQKEISAHNQQLKEQTEQLEKDNRALRGQSLQLLKARCEELKLDWPTLSLEKLLKEKQALKSQISEKQRRCLELQISIVELEKSQRQQELLQLKSSVPADDALAVHLRGKGVLSREPEPDPGRLHLELDCAKFSLPPFSSLSPELSMNGHAAGYELYSTLSRPASKQNTPQYLASALDQEVVPCTPSHGGRPRLDKLASLALPDYTRLSPAKIVLRRHLSQDPAANGKVATSELHPRAEHAKENGLTRQSPGISSSITLSPQDPQPVSPVALQMTGEKGSEKGLKERPYGSSSETITSLPVSIPLSTVQPNKLPVSIPLASVVLPSRAERVRSTPSPVHQSRDPSSTLDKQIGANPHSGASSAAGSRGLALAPAGFSYAGSVAITGALAGSPAALAPGAEPATLDESSGSGSLLAALGSRSSTPQHPTLLAQARSSGPASPAHQLSASPRLGGPSQGTLSDAAGKSDLPCDAGFSDPESEAKRRIVFTIAAGSGGARPSPSSKHSPLATSARGDGGQGHGQDSRKRGRRKRSSAGTPSLSSGVSPKRRAPPSVAGLFTQSSGSPLNLNSMVNNINQPLEITAISSPESSLKSSPVPYQDHDQPPVLKKEKPLGQTNGAHYSPLTSDDEQGSEDEPGSARIERKIATISLESKSPPKTLENGGGLASRKPAPAGEPVNSSKWKSTFSPISDIGLAKSADSPLQASSMLSQNSVFAFRPTLEESGATDAKGAAHPRKGFSGSLAGADGPSLNTNPPNGFALSGALAADLSLHSFSDGASLAHKAPEAAGLSFPPQRGKEAGAPEANPFLSKRPLDGLGGLKGEASKAREAGDLGPALGSASEKAALPPIGKAGRGRDRELDFTHGHNLFISAAAVPPGGLLSGPGLAPAVSSTGTHAPSTQTHRPFMGNFAPGAQFALGPMSLQANLGSVAGSSVLQSLFSAVPAAAGLVHVSSAATRLTNSHAMGTFSSGVAGGTVGGVFNHAVPSASSHPFGASFGSGAVCGSAAVCGSATLSLAPLQAVASTSAASFQAPSSVETRPPLLPPAQHLGRPPPPPPPLPVQPGLPPPPPNTALPPPPPLLAPNSEPVLLQSLASLPANHAFLPPASAASLPPANASLSVKLAALPHKASRPSFTVHRPPLPRLALAQAAPLLPQASPAAPSAVWVSLGMPSPYAAHLSGVKPR, from the exons CTTCGAGAGCATGCAGAGGCTCTGTGACAAGTACAACCGGGCCATCGACAGCATCCACCAGCTG TGGAAGGGGACCACGCAGCCCATGAAGCTGAACACGCGGCCGTGCAATGGGCTCCTGCGGCACATCCTGCAGCAGGTCTACAACCACTCGGTGACCGACCCCGAGAAGCTCAACAACTACGAGCCCTTCTCGCCCGAGGTGTACGGCGAGACCTCCTTCGACCTGGTGGCACAGATGATCGACGAGATCAAGATGACCGAGGACGACCTGTTTGTGGACCTGGGCAGCG GAGTGGGCCAGGTTGTGCTCCAGGTCGCTGCAGCCACCAACTGCAAACATCACTACGGCGTGGAGAAAGCTGACATCCCAGCCAAGTACGCGGAG ACGATGGACAGAGAGTTCAGGAAGTGGATGAAATGGtatggaaaaaagcatgccgAATACACA CTGGAAAGAGGCGATTTCCTCTCAGAAGAGTGGCGTGAGCGGATTGCGAACACGAG TGTTATATTTGTGAATAACTTTGCCTTTGGTCCTGAGGTGGATCACCAGCTGAAGGAGCGATTTGCAAACATGAAGGAAG GTGGCAGAATCGTGTCCTCAAAACCCTTTGCACCTCTAAACTTCAGAATAAACAGTAGAAACTTGAGCG ATATCGGCACCATCATGCGCGTCGTGGAGCTGTCGCCCCTGAAGGGCTCAGTCTCGTGGACGGGGAAGCCGGTCTCCTACTACCTGCACACTATCGACCGAACCATA cttgaaaACTATTTTTCTAGTCTGAAAAATCCAAAACTCAGG GAGGAACAAGAGGCAGCTAGGCGTCGGCAGCAACGCGAAAACAAGAGCAACACGACCACTCCAACCAAGGTCCAGGAGAGCAAGGCGGCCGTCCCTGCGGACACCCCCATG GACTCTGGTGCTGAGGACGAGAAAGCCGGGGCCACCACTGTCAAAAAGCCATCCCCCTCGAAAGCCCGCAAGAAGAAGCTGAACAAGAAGGGCCGGAAGATGGCCGGCCGGAAGCGTGGGCGTCCCAAGAAGATGAGCACTGCGAACCCCGAGCGCAGGCCCAGGAAGAGCCAAACCACACTGGACCTCCTGCACACGCAGGCTGCGCCCCAGACCGCCCCGTCCTCGCCTCAGG ATGCGTACAAGTCACCTCACAGCCCGTTCTACCAGCTACCTCCGGCCGTGCAGCGGCACGCGTCCAGCCCGCTGCTGGCGGCGCCCACCCCGCCCGCGCTACAGAAGCTGCTAG AGTCTTTCAAGATCCAGTACCTGCAGTTCTTGGCATACACCAAGACCCCGCAGTACAAGGCCAACCTGCAGCTGCTGCTGGACCAGGAGAAG GAGAAGAACACCCAGCTGCTGGGCGCAGCGCGCCAGCTCTTCAGCCACTGCCAGGCCCAGAAGGAGGAAATCAAACGGCTCTTCCAGCAGAAGCTGGATGAG CTGGGTGTGAAGGCGCTGACCTACAACGACCTGATCCAAGCGCAGAAGGAGATCTCAGCGCACAACCAGCAGCTGAAGGAGCAGACGGAGCAGCTGGAGAAGGACAACCGCGCATTGCGGGGACAGAGCCTGCAGCTG CTTAAGGCACGGTGTGAGGAGCTGAAGCTGGACTGGCCcaccctgtccctggagaagctgCTGAAGGAGAAGCAGGCCCTGAAGAGCCAGATCTCTGAGAAACAGAGGCGCTGCCTGGAGCTGCAG ATCAGCATCGTGGAGCTGGAGAAGAGCCAGCGGCAGCAGGAGCTGCTACAGCTCAAGTCCTCCGTGCCAGCGGACGACGCCCTGGCTGTGCACCTGCGCGGGAAAGGCGTGCTGAGCCGGGAGCCAGAGCCTGACCCTGGCCGCCTCCACCTGGAGCTCGACTGTGCCAAGTTCTCGCTGCCCCCCTTCAGCAGCCTGAGCCCGGAGCTCTCCATGAACGGCCACGCGGCCGGCTACGAGCTGTACAGCACGCTCAGCCGACCCGCGTCCAAGCAGAACACCCCACAGTACCTGGCCTCAGCCCTGGACCAGGAGGTGGTGCCCTGTACACCCAGCCATGGGGGCCGGCCGCGGCTGGACAAGCTGGCCAGCCTGGCCCTGCCCGACTACACTCGGCTCTCTCCAGCCAAGATCGTACTGAGGCGTCACCTGAGCCAGGACCCCGCGGCCAACGGAAAGGTGGCCACCAGTGAGCTGCACCCACG TGCGGAGCATGCCAAGGAGAATGGCCTCACCCGTCAGAGCCCCGGCATCTCCAGCAGCATCACATTGAGTCCGCAAGACCCTCAGCCTGTGTCCCCCGTGGCCTTACAGATGACAGGGGAGAAGGGCAGTGAGAAG GGCTTGAAGGAGCGCCCCTATGGCAGCAGTAGTGAGACCATCACCAGCCTGCCTGTCAGCATCCCGCTCAGCACCGTGCAGCCCAACAAGCTCCCAGTCAGCATCCCTCTGGCCAGCGTGGTGTTGCCCAGCCGTGCAGAGCGAGTG AGGAGCACGCCAAGCCCCGTGCACCAGAGCCGAGACCCCTCCTCTACGCTCGACAAGCAGATCGGTGCTAACCCTCACAGCGGTGCGAGCAGTGCTGCCGGAAGTAGAGGCCTGGCCCTGGCCCCCGCAG GCTTCTCCTATGCCGGCTCGGTGGCCATCACTGGGGCCCTGGCGGGCAGCCCGGCAGCCCTCGCCCCCGGGGCTGAGCCAGCCACCTTGGACGAATCCTCGGGCTCAGGCAGCCTCCTTGCTGCCCTGGGCTCACGCAGCTCCACACCGCAGCACCCCACCCTACTGGCGCAGGCCCGCAGCTCTGGCCCGGCCTCTCCCGCCCATCAGCTCTCAGCCAGCCCCCGGCTTGGGGGACCTTCCCAGGGCACACTCTCCGATGCTGCTGGCAAGAGCGACCTGCCCTGCGATGCAGGCTTCTCAGACCCTGAGAGCGAGGCCAAGCGCAGGATTGTTTTCACCATTGCAGCCGGCTCAGGGGGTGCACGGCCATCCCCCTCCAGCAAGCACAGCCCCCTGGCCACCAGCGCCCGTGGGGACGGTGGGCAGGGCCACGGGCAGGACAGCCGAAAGCGAGGCCGCAGGAAGCGCTCATCGGCAGGCACCCCCAGCCTGAGCTCAGGAGTGTCCCCCAAGCGCCGGGCCCCACCATCTGTTGCTGGACTCTTCACACAGTCCTCGGGGTCCCCCCTGAACCTCAACTCCATG GTCAACAACATCAACCAGCCCCTGGAGATCACGGCCATCTCGTCCCCTGAGAGCTCCCTGAAGAGCTCGCCGGTCCCCTACCAGGACCATGACCAGCCGCCCGTGCTCAAGAAGGAGAAGCCGCTGGGCCAAACCAATGGGGCACACTACTCGCCGCTGACGTCGGACGACGAGCAGGGCTCCGAGGATGAGCCCGGCAGCGCCAG aATCGAGAGGAAAATTGCAACAATATCTTTAGAAAGCAAATCTCCCCCAAAAACCTTAGAAAATG GTGGTGGCCTGGCCAGCAGGAAGCCGGCACCGGCCGGTGAGCCAGTCAACAGCAGCAAGTGGAAGTCCACATTCTCGCCCATCTCGGAcattggcctagccaagtcggcTGACAGCCCGCTGCAGGCCAGCTCCATGCTGAGCCAGAACTCCGTGTTTGCGTTTCGGCCCACCCTGGAGGAGTCTGGCGCCACCGATGCCAAGGGGGCTGCGCACCCCAGGAAGGGCTTCTCGGGCTCCCTGGCAGGGGCGGATGGGCCCAGCCTGAACACCAACCCCCCCAACGGGTTCGCCCTCAGCGGGGCCCTGGCCGCCGACCTTAGTTTACACAGCTTCAGCGATGGTGCTTCTCTTGCCCACAAGGCCCCTGAGGCAGCTGGGCTGAGCTTCCCCCCTCAGCGGGGCAAGGAGGCTGGCGCCCCAGAGGCCAACCCCTTCCTGAGCAAGCGGCCACTGGATGGACTGGGTGGCTTGAAGGGCGAGGCCAGCAAGGCCCGCGAGGCCGGCGACCTGGGCCCGGCCCTAGGCAGTGCCTCTGAGAAGGCTGCCCTGCCGCCCATCGGGAAGGCAGGCCGAGGCCGGGACCGCGAGCTTGACTTCACCCACGGCCATAACCTCTTCATCTCGGCTGCTGCTGTGCCCCCTGGGGGCCTCCTCAGCGGCCCGGGCCTGGCCCCGGCAGTGTCCTCCACGGGCACCCATGCCCCCTCCACTCAGACGCATCGCCCCTTCATGGGCAACTTCGCCCCCGGTGCACAGTTCGCCCTGGGCCCCATGTCCCTGCAGGCTAACCTGGGCTCAGTGGCAGGCTCATCTGTGCTGCAGTCCCTGTTCAGTGCTGTGCCGGCCGCTGCAGGCCTGGTGCATGTGTCATCTGCGGCCACCAGGCTCACCAACTCGCATGCCATGGGCACCTTCTCTTCCGGAGTCGCGGGCGGAACTGTCGGAG GTGTCTTTAACCACGCGGTGCCTTCTGCCTCTTCTCATCCGTTCGGAGCCAGTTTCGGCAGCGGGGCTGTCTGTGGCAGCGCGGCTGTCTGTGGCAGCGCCACGCTGAGCTTAGCCCCGCTGCAGGCGGTGGCCAGCACCTCCGCCGCTTCCTTTCAGGCCCCGTCCTCTGTCGAGACCCGGCCGCCCCTGCTGCCTCCTGCTCAGCACCTGGGCCGGCCTcccccaccacctcctcctcttCCGGTGCAGCCTGGCCTCCCACCCCCTCCGCCTAACACCGCCTTGCCTCCTCCCCCACCGCTGCTGGCACCTAACTCCGAGCCCGTGCTCCTGCAGAGCCTGGCGTCCCTCCCTGCTAACCATGCTTTCTTGCCCCCCGCCTCTGCTGCCTCCCTGCCGCCCGCTAACGCCTCTTTGTCTGTCAAGCTTGCTGCCCTGCCACACAAGGCTTCCCGCCCCTCCTTCACGGTCCACCGCCCGCCTCTGCCCCGGCTGGCCCTGGCGCAGGCTGCGCCCCTCCTCCCGCAGGCCAGCCCCGCCGCACCCTCCGCGGTCTGGGTTTCCCTTGGCATGCCGTCTCCTTATGCCGCGCACCTTTCGGGGGTTAAGCCGCGATAA